From the genome of Hippocampus zosterae strain Florida chromosome 8, ASM2543408v3, whole genome shotgun sequence:
TCACAATTACACTTTAGGCCTTGCATTCCATCTTAATTATATGAGTTTACCTTAACAGTGTTCAGATGTGAGTGCATCTTTCTCGCTCATGTTGACTCACCTTTACCACAATGGTCGAATGTATCAAAACACATGCCTTGATGAAGATGAGAATATGATTTAttgttaattttaaaaaatctattctTGTAGCATAGTTTAAAAACGATGTGTAAATTCATGAGTAGCCTTAATACATAGCGTTCTGTTATTCGACCATCTCATAATCCACATCATAcggtcatgattcggtttagggaccaaaagctggcactgtagggctcccccggcagctgcacacctgttggtcacaggtaattagggctttaaaaggactcccagcccgaatactcactgtcgggtcattgtttgctcttgctactgtcatgtttgttctagtagtgttttggttaGTGATAGTtttgtttaagtcatggtttttgtttgttactttggactttgttttggattttgttttctttgttttaaatacaattcctcaagtacaccctgctcctccctcctgcctgctttttggggtccaccaccacctcgcaaaggtGACACATTTTATGTCAAAACATCTACCAATGGGTAGAAACACTGTTTATCCAAGGCATTCCACATCACGTCCATGTATCTTTGGTAAATTGGTTTTCATACATATTCACACGGAATTCTCGTCCACCCACCCACTCATGACGCAGCATCTCGGTCATCTATCTATCTTGCTAGCTATCTGGCTAGCATATCTAgctctctagctagctagcgagctggtCTGTCTCTATAGCTGCGACATTTCACCGACAAGGTAATTCTCTACTCTTTCAGGAGGCAAAGTCCATTATGGTGAGTTTCCTGCTTTTAATAGGACTGGATtgcaaaataacccccccccccctcaaaatgatgatgctgggggggggggcggcaggggGCGTCTCCCACAGGACTGGTAAGCGTGGCACCGCCTctccacgcacgcacacggagCCGCGCGTCAACTGCGCATTTAACGGCGGAACTGACCGGCTTGTGATTGGGAGTCAAGCGGACCCTGTGTGCGTGTTCACCCGCATTGACATGGCGTACAGGGCGACGTGAGTGTGCAATATCCTACCAGCGCCACGGTCGCAATCCAcgcgaagacgacgacgacatgATACCGATGCTCATGATGATGAAGGTGATGGCGGCGTCCGGGCAGGAGGACGCCGCCGGGCTGGAGGATCTCGCCACGGAGAAGGAAGCAGAGGAGAGCCACCGGCAGGACAGCGTCAATCTGCTGACCTTCATCCTGCTGCTCACCCTCACCATCCTCACCATATGGCTCTTCAAACACCGGCGCGTACGCTTCCTTCACGAAACCGGCCTGGCGATGATTTATGGTAAGTCGTGCATGCGTGTCCATGTGGCAAAATGTCCAGAAGACCGTTAATACCCTAGTACTAGGGATTCTTCAAGGGCAAATAATTACGTAAATTTTCATTAGCCGACTCTACAATCTGTTTTTATGAGGACTTTTTACTACCTACATTGGTAAACAGAGCTTTGAACTTTCTACTTGTTTCACCGAATAGTCAAATTGTCTATTGCTCTGCGATCTTCCTTTCCTTAGATGTGGGCTTTATGATGTGGTATGCATTGGATCATGAGGTGTTCCTTTCCTTAAATTTTGGCGTTATGATGTGGTATGCATTGGATAATGAGGTGTTCTTTTGTATACTGTTGGACATATGATGTGGTATGCATTGGACAATAATATGTTCCTTTCTATGGAtagaccgatttttttttttttttttttttttttttttttttgggagtcaTGGTGGTCTGTTTTATGCTAACTTTGACTCCTTCACATAGTCCATAACACTTACGTACATTTTTTGAAGATTCTTAAATGTTCAGTCGGCGTGAATGGTCGTATGTCGATCATGTGATTAATAGGCGATCGGTCCAGGATGTTCCTCTCATCCGCCACTCTTGCCCTCAAGTAAGATGGCGAACTCCAAAAATGAACAGATGAAAAGcaattgtttggttgagtgaaTTTAGACACTCGATGGACACACCTCTTAATCAATTCATTCATCAATTGATAAGAGCCCTTTGTTCTCCCTGGCCCTTATTATTGAAAGATCTTTACGACAAGGGTGGGTGGGCGAGGGAATTTGAGTGTTGCTTCTCTGGTCCTGGTGGACAAAGCCAACGCTCATTAACTGGATGAAAAACAGATTCGTTGGCCGCTCTGGGTGCTTTTGGGAAACACAAGAGACTTTTATTTTCCTGTATTTCTAAACagaaactttgtgtgtgtgctgtgtttATACAATGAGATGTGACTTTCATTTTCTATATTAATGCATAGGGAGATGTTGGACACGCTATAAAATGCCGTATGACTTGGCTCATAATATGTTCCTTCCCCTATTTTGTTAAATGTTGGATATCGAACACATGATGTGGTGTACTTTGGATCATGAGCTGTTTCCATTGAGAGGTAGTTTTGGGCACATCAGGCGGTTTCGCTATGTCGCATGAGATTTTCCCTTAAATATTGGACATATGATGTGGTATGCGTTGGATCCTGAGATGTTTCTTTCCATAGAAGGATGGATGTTGTGCTTATGATGTTGTATGCTTTGGATGGCGAGCTAATTCTTTTCATAGATGGCTAGATATTGAACATATGATACTGTATGCCTTGGATCATGAGATTGATTTCCGTAAAtggacccacccacccccccatcaCTCGGTGGTCTTAACTGTTGACCCATAGGCCTGCTGGTGGGGGTCATCCTGCGTTACGGCAACCCCGCCACCAGCCACCACAACAGGAGCCCGCCCAGCTGCTCGCTGGCCAAGGGGCCGGCAAGAAGCAGCCTACTGCTCAACATCAGCGGCAAGTTCTTCGAGTACACGCTCAAAGGGGAGATCGACTCCCGCGATATTCACAATGTGGAGCAGAACGACATGCTGCGCAAGGTGACgtcgcaacaacaacaaaaacccaaacccaaacccaaacaaaacgtcctcctccttctcctcctcctccactgatGGCCGGTTCGCTGTTTTTCCCGTAGGTTACTTTCGACCCGGAAGTCTTCTTCAACATCTTGCTGCCTCCCATCATTTTCCACGCTGGCTACAGCCTGAAGAAGGTAAGACGGAACACATGGCCACCAAGGTATTCTTCCCATTTTGGAAGTGACCATCTTTTTGGAACAATCAGCACCTTGCACTCAGTGGAACTCTGCTCAAGAGAACAGAAGGGTGCCAAAAAGCAGTACATATCCACTTATCGTATACCGCAGGGAGAAAtaaattttcttttcaatttgaatttgacccTAGTTTGGATCACAATGTTGGTGTTCAATTGTGGCATTGCACAGTGGTCGTGACAGTTACATTGCCACGGTTACATTGTGATGTTACATCGTGATGACTGCAGTGTACAGTTGCTGTTGCACAGCGATGGTTATGAGATAATCGATGgataaaaacatgcattaaaaCATAATTCAATAGaatgtaaagatttttttttgttgctttaattcAATGAacgttgtgctgctccttccggTGAGCCAAATTCCCCTTCGTTAAGCTGTGTCTCATCATGTGAGGCCATTAGCGTCATCGAAAGTCCACTAAGTCAAATTTTGGTTTGCAACACAAAGcaacccccccgccaaaaaaaacctccacccCAGACTATGCTACTGGTTGTGACTGTAAAAACTCTTTGTGGAGCACTTGTAAATTAAGGGAGCGATGCAATCACTTTCCCTTTAAAACCGTTGCGTAAGCAGTGAAACGGGTAAAGATCACAAAAGGGACAGGCTGGTGTTTGGTTTAAAACTCGTCAGTTTggtccattttgtgtgtgtgtgcataactcaccatacacacagacaaacaagttTTTGCTGACATTCTGGTCACACATCCGGCACACATATCCTGCACACAAATAGCAGAATATTTTCCCTGACTAATCACTTTTCTTATTCTCCTTTTCAACGCCCCCTGCTTAGAAACACTTCTTCCGGAATCTGGGCTCCATTCTCACCTACGCATTTCTGGGCACGGCCGTGTCGTGTTTCGTGATCGGGTGAGAGTCCACCCTGggattgttaatttttttaagaacaCCACATGAGTAAAAGAGTTGGGACACCTGCATGAAGTGAACTGTGAAGGAAACAAGAGTTTTTACTCCTCCCAtgcaattcattttcattttagtaCATCCAACAAatattggatgtttttttttttaaattattcacaccAAATGAATCCATAAAATCCTGCGTATTCTCATTGCAGGAATCTAATGTACGGCGTGGTCAAACTGATGCAAGTGGTCGGCCAGCTGAGCGACAAATTCTATTACACCGACTGTCTTTTCTTTGGTGCCATCATCTCCGCTACCGACCCAGGCATGTGACCGCTCCCCATTTCAGTTTGAGGTGATCTAGAATAACACAACAGTAGAATAAAACACATgttcattgtactgtatttagtgACGGTGTTGGCCATCTTCAACGAGCTCCACGCGGACGGCGACCTGTACGCTCTGCTGTTTGGCGAGAGTGTCATGAACGACGCCGTGGCCATCGTGCTGTCATCGTTAGTTGCTTCTTTCTCAAGCTTTTCTCACCTGCAACTGCAAAAATAGGCTACATAGCTTCTGCATTTCAAATCCTTGCTTTGCCAAAATGGCCTTGTTGCATTTTCCACTAAATTCCCACAAATACTGAAAGAGTTAAATTTATTGAAATGCATAAACATAAAAATTCTAATGAATGCAAATAAGAAAATGGAGTATAAAGAACctgaaaactgaaacaaaatgaTGCTATTTaatgcaaagaaaataaaaaatgtttttaaaaaccaCAAGTACCGAAAGGAGTCCCAAACAATTCTAAAATAACACCAATAAATAACTGTACAGAAAAGAATTGACAGAATgtgaaaacttaaaaaaaaaacttttaaaaaaccCCTCTTCATCCTCAAAAGCTACAATAAATtgtaattgaaaataaattttaaaaaatgtactacaaaacatttttaaaccaataaaataaatccaagaAATAAACAtgatgtagttaaaaaaaaaagcgaaataatcaaaatgaaatacacACTAAAACAATAGAAGTAACACCATAAATTGAATTAATAAGGTAAACCTCGGGAAGTAATCATAAAACAAAGtctaaaacaatttaaaaaatagttaTTGGAGGAACTAATATCTCTGGTACCTGGTACCTCTGTATCTAATGTGATAAAAGCTAAAACGACAACGTCAACAACAATTTAAAGAGTATATACAGGGAataaccctgaaaaaaaattgtaattttttttttaaatagataatGACTCTAAACTGAAAacacaagacccccccccaaaaaaaaattcatttttaagaaCCTAAAAAGCACAAGACCATTTTTTGAatgcaattttaatttttagaAACGTTCAGTATtctggctccctctagtggcaagTTTTCATAACACCCCTTGTGTTGAAACCAGGCAACATGAGTACGTTtaggttttaaaaataataaataaatgtatttataataACGGTAAAAATGAACCAAATTACCATTCATGTATCTTTTCtctacctttcttttttttcccaaaatatgtCAGCTCCATCATGGCCTACCAGCCCCGAGGCGCCAACACGCACATGTTTGACGCCTCGGCCTTCTTCAAGTCCGTGGGGGTTTTCCTGGGAATTTTCAGCGGTTCCTTCATGATGGGCGCCGCCACTGGGGTGGTCACTGCTCTCATATCCTTTTCTTTAATTCTTTAGAAGTCAAAATCAACCTAGAAGATATAAAAAGTAGACACATCCCTcttcaaatgccttttttttgttttttgttttaaattgagaccaagttgaatcatttcaaatgttttttttttttggttgccagAGTGTACACACATTCTGAGGATGTGGCTTTATTCAGAATTAACCATTCACATTCCatttcatgttaaatgggagtcactacacacctgccaccatttaaaatgACTCTGATTAAACCCAAACAATATCCCTAACTGTAATCCTGGTCCGTACGTGACCAAGTTCACCAAGCTGCACTGCTTCCCTTTGCTGGAGACGGGCCTCTTCTTCCTCATGTCCTGGAGCACCTTCCTGCTGGCAGAGGCCTGCGGATTTACGGGTGAGGAAATTCCATCATGACCAAGAACAGTGTCCTAAATCAATTGGCCACGAACCATATGGTCTTATAACTCAGAAGGATTCTGGATTTGAAAACctgatattattttgttattgcaGTATGTACTCGTATTCTGATGtggtaaacagaaaaaaaaaacatgcagtccAAGATCAATTTTTGACCAGTGGCGGTGTCATAAATCACTTTGCCCCAAACCACATGGAGTTATACCTCAAATTAATGTGGCTAACCCTAATGAATCGTTGAAGTTGCCCAATTCCTGTTGTAACCAAAAACAATTTACGCCGCCTTAGGTCAATTTCGACTAGAAGCGCGATCATCATATTGCCACAAACCCAATGGCATTATACTTCAATCATAATCAAAGGTCTCCATGACTGCTTCCTCGACGTGCAATTACTTTGTCAATTTACCCACACACGACGCCGGGGTGACCAAATAAGCTGTGTTTTTACAGGGGTGGTGTCCGTGCTGTTCTGCGGCATCACACAGGCTCACTACACCTACAACAATCTCTCCGTAGAGTCCACCAAGCGTACAAAGCAGGTGAGCACcaccactttttttggggggggggggggggggggggagtgtatgacgcacacacacacacacccaaacacacacacacatcagtagGCAGTATCCCCATGCCAGATGGCCCAACGATCTGCCTGCTGTGACCTTAATCGCCACCAATCGTCTGACAGGACATCGCTTCTGACACTACGGCTGTTCAGTCTGTGAAGTCCTAGTCCACGGATTACATCCATAACGTGCTCATATTTTTCCCcgcagagagagagatacaatCAAAACAACCCACATTTAATATTTTCATCTTAACCTAGCTGTCACAGACTCCACATCGAGACTGTGTTCTCAACTGGAAAATCAGAGCGTCTCTAtttctttcattattttgtACACCTGAGACGTCAGCGGGCTAAAAACGTGACTAGACGCAAAAGTGATGTCACTTACCCTATGTGATAGGGCGTAGATGTTGTAAATTGTGAATCGGATGACTAAATTGGATATACCAACGAATTACAGAACGACCGTAATTACTCAAAATGGCAGCCATTGTTGTGAAATACGATACGTAGTAACGTGTTACCGGCCTCTGATGAATCGGGCACAAGTGGAGACTGAAGACCTCCAACAAGGCCAAATAGCATGTCGAGCAGGAGAGTGACGCTAATATTTTTGCTGTTGTGACACTTCACCCATTAAAACAAGGAAGCTAAGACTGGCAAAGGGCTCCGGATGGCAAAAGAATTGTTTATTTATGGAAATATAACTCAGAAACATGCAGTAACCGATATGCTGACTCACTGAACGGCTGGAGTTGTGCGTCATTCACTCCCATCACTTGCATTAtccttttgtcacatttgtCTTCTTTCTGGAAGTCTATTTCTGCCATCAGATTCCGAATTGGAATTATTTGCACGGGGTTTCATTCCCGTCAAAATATTCGGTGTACACGTTTCACTTCTAGCTAAATTCAAAATGCGCTACGCAACTTTGCTATTAAGCTAACAACACAAATCCGCAATTGTTTCCCGCCTTGCTACCTCTCGTCATGCTAGCCAGAAATCTTAGCCAAAACAATTTATCCAACCCTTGTGTTAGACCTCATCAGGTTGTCTACATGTTCCTAATGAATTGACAATTTTGTAATTTGTATTCTGCGTTCTTCCGCAAGCTCTTCGAGGT
Proteins encoded in this window:
- the slc9a7 gene encoding sodium/hydrogen exchanger 7 isoform X1; the encoded protein is MIPMLMMMKVMAASGQEDAAGLEDLATEKEAEESHRQDSVNLLTFILLLTLTILTIWLFKHRRVRFLHETGLAMIYGLLVGVILRYGNPATSHHNRSPPSCSLAKGPARSSLLLNISGKFFEYTLKGEIDSRDIHNVEQNDMLRKVTFDPEVFFNILLPPIIFHAGYSLKKKHFFRNLGSILTYAFLGTAVSCFVIGNLMYGVVKLMQVVGQLSDKFYYTDCLFFGAIISATDPVTVLAIFNELHADGDLYALLFGESVMNDAVAIVLSSSIMAYQPRGANTHMFDASAFFKSVGVFLGIFSGSFMMGAATGVVTALVTKFTKLHCFPLLETGLFFLMSWSTFLLAEACGFTGVVSVLFCGITQAHYTYNNLSVESTKRTKQLFEVLHFLAENFIFSYMGLALFTFQNHIFSPIFITGAFVAIFLGRALNIYPLSFLLNLGRRHKIKGNFQHMMMFAGLRGAMAFALAIRDTATYARQMIFTTTLLIVFFTVWVFGGGTTPMLSWLHIRVGVDPDQDPQPSADTFQVLQGDAPRAEGQSKTKQESAWLFRMWYTFDHNYLKPILTHSGPPLASTLPGYCGPLASCLTSPRAYENQEQLRDPDRSDGDLSFTFGDAAIATNGLSGDCCGGTTGWNSNGKRGGSTSEEALERELDSREQELLSRGTRLVFPIEDPI
- the slc9a7 gene encoding sodium/hydrogen exchanger 7 isoform X2, with the translated sequence MIPMLMMMKVMAASGQEDAAGLEDLATEKEAEESHRQDSVNLLTFILLLTLTILTIWLFKHRRVRFLHETGLAMIYGLLVGVILRYGNPATSHHNRSPPSCSLAKGPARSSLLLNISGKFFEYTLKGEIDSRDIHNVEQNDMLRKVTFDPEVFFNILLPPIIFHAGYSLKKKHFFRNLGSILTYAFLGTAVSCFVIGNLMYGVVKLMQVVGQLSDKFYYTDCLFFGAIISATDPVTVLAIFNELHADGDLYALLFGESVMNDAVAIVLSSSIMAYQPRGANTHMFDASAFFKSVGVFLGIFSGSFMMGAATGVVTALVTKFTKLHCFPLLETGLFFLMSWSTFLLAEACGFTGVVSVLFCGITQAHYTYNNLSVESTKRTKQLFEVLHFLAENFIFSYMGLALFTFQNHIFSPIFITGAFVAIFLGRALNIYPLSFLLNLGRRHKIKGNFQHMMMFAGLRGAMAFALAIRDTATYARQMIFTTTLLIVFFTVWVFGGGTTPMLSWLHIRSGGQTWERRRHGKWEYIRVGVDPDQDPQPSADTFQVLQGDAPRAEGQSKTKQESAWLFRMWYTFDHNYLKPILTHSGPPLASTLPGYCGPLASCLTSPRAYENQEQLRDPDRSDGDLSFTFGDAAIATNGLSGDCCGGTTGWNSNGKRGGSTSEEALERELDSREQELLSRGTRLVFPIEDPI